Proteins found in one Rhodobacter capsulatus SB 1003 genomic segment:
- a CDS encoding head-tail joining protein, which yields MTVFAAALDRLFEHPALAAPALWISATSAEERQIRVIARAPDRVTDFGAGRFVSDTTVVDVRVSDLPAPRPGDLILLGAERFVIQGEPLRDRERLIWTLDLRPEGTR from the coding sequence ATGACGGTCTTTGCCGCGGCCCTCGATCGGCTCTTCGAGCACCCTGCCCTTGCGGCACCGGCGCTCTGGATCTCGGCCACGAGCGCCGAAGAGCGCCAGATCAGGGTCATCGCCCGTGCGCCCGACCGGGTGACCGACTTCGGCGCTGGGCGGTTTGTCAGCGACACGACCGTGGTGGACGTGCGGGTGAGCGACCTGCCCGCGCCGCGGCCCGGCGATCTGATCTTGCTCGGCGCCGAACGGTTCGTGATCCAGGGCGAGCCGCTGCGCGACCGCGAGCGGCTGATCTGGACGCTGGACCTGCGGCCGGAGGGGACCCGATGA
- a CDS encoding S49 family peptidase — protein MADRIRAARAQKPVQAFVADHALSAAYALASQAGRIILPRTGAVGSIGVVAMHSDMSGALDQKGIAVTLIHAGARKVDANPYQPLPETIRARIAGELEDLRQLFAETVAEGRGRRLDTSRALDTEAAVFRGEAAVFAGLADEVADPVTAFCAFAAAPRGTATLKSTPKGKGPMMTTASEDDAQPSASTPPEPASPAAIAPPQTTAAVMSCKARSARCCAPSRTTFWARR, from the coding sequence ATGGCGGATCGGATCCGGGCAGCACGGGCGCAGAAGCCGGTCCAAGCCTTCGTCGCCGATCACGCCCTCTCGGCCGCCTATGCGCTGGCCTCCCAGGCCGGCCGGATCATCCTGCCCCGCACCGGGGCCGTCGGCAGCATCGGCGTTGTGGCCATGCACAGCGACATGAGCGGGGCGCTCGATCAGAAGGGCATCGCCGTCACGCTGATCCACGCAGGCGCCCGCAAGGTTGACGCGAACCCATACCAGCCGCTGCCTGAGACCATCCGTGCCCGCATCGCGGGCGAGTTGGAGGACCTCCGCCAGCTCTTCGCCGAAACCGTCGCCGAAGGTCGTGGCCGCCGCCTCGACACAAGCCGGGCGCTGGACACCGAGGCCGCCGTGTTCCGCGGGGAGGCCGCGGTCTTCGCCGGTCTCGCCGACGAGGTGGCCGATCCGGTCACCGCCTTTTGCGCTTTCGCCGCCGCACCCCGCGGCACAGCCACCCTCAAATCCACTCCCAAAGGAAAGGGCCCGATGATGACCACTGCCTCCGAAGATGATGCGCAGCCTTCTGCCAGCACCCCGCCGGAACCGGCCTCGCCCGCGGCGATCGCACCGCCGCAAACCACGGCGGCCGTCATGTCGTGCAAGGCAAGGTCCGCGAGGTGCTGCGCGCCATCGAGGACAACCTTCTGGGCGAGGCGATGA
- a CDS encoding flavodoxin — translation MAKIGLFFGSDTGTTRKIAKQIKDMFDDEVMAKPLNVNRADVADFMAYDFLILGTPTLGDGQLPGLSANAASESWEEFLPRIADQDFSGKTIALFGLGDQVTYPLEFVNALFFLHEFFSDRGAKLVGRWPAKGYGFEDSLAVVEGEFLGLALDQDNQAALTPERLKGWLSLIAADFGLVLPA, via the coding sequence ATGGCGAAGATCGGACTCTTCTTCGGATCGGACACCGGAACCACGCGCAAGATTGCCAAGCAGATCAAGGACATGTTCGACGATGAGGTGATGGCCAAGCCGCTCAACGTCAACCGCGCTGATGTGGCCGATTTCATGGCTTATGACTTTCTGATCCTTGGCACGCCGACGCTGGGCGACGGACAATTGCCGGGGCTGAGCGCCAATGCCGCCTCGGAAAGCTGGGAGGAATTCCTGCCCAGGATCGCCGATCAGGATTTCAGCGGCAAGACGATCGCGCTGTTCGGGCTGGGCGATCAGGTCACCTATCCGCTGGAATTCGTCAATGCCTTGTTCTTCCTGCATGAATTCTTCTCGGATCGGGGGGCGAAGCTGGTCGGGCGCTGGCCTGCCAAGGGGTATGGGTTCGAAGACTCGCTCGCCGTGGTGGAGGGCGAATTCCTGGGCCTTGCCCTGGATCAGGACAATCAGGCGGCGCTGACGCCCGAGCGGCTCAAGGGCTGGCTGTCGCTGATCGCGGCCGATTTCGGCCTTGTCCTGCCTGCATGA